In Salinirussus salinus, the following proteins share a genomic window:
- a CDS encoding glycosyltransferase family 2 protein, protein MSLSVVVPTLNARDELADCLDALAEHAPDAEVVVVNGPSADGTTGMVQDRADVDVLVELADRSINCARNAGLDHATGETVAFVNHTLSVCDTWCEAVTDGLVDSHAVTGPTRTQLRAGVETERKESREIAGTTVTYFNPGNVAFRRETLEELDGFDEYLEVGGARDAAHRLALGGFEVRWDDAMHVRQELGADGGRETDWDWKYRSLSYRLVKNYGFRPTVVRRLLTHAGRDAGGELRRVARGDSKPSTWLGAGKDVTVNLAVGLKDGLVARRRDAGPRRNPRGRSARSDRAVTVYDWR, encoded by the coding sequence TCGCGGACTGTCTGGACGCACTCGCCGAGCACGCTCCCGACGCCGAGGTGGTCGTCGTCAACGGCCCCTCGGCCGACGGCACCACGGGGATGGTCCAGGACCGGGCGGACGTGGACGTGCTGGTCGAGCTCGCGGACCGGAGTATCAACTGCGCCCGCAACGCCGGGCTCGACCACGCCACCGGCGAGACCGTCGCCTTCGTCAACCACACGCTCTCAGTGTGTGACACCTGGTGCGAGGCCGTGACCGACGGGCTGGTCGACAGCCACGCCGTCACCGGGCCGACCCGTACCCAGCTGCGGGCCGGCGTCGAGACCGAGCGCAAGGAGTCCCGAGAGATCGCCGGCACCACGGTCACATACTTCAACCCCGGAAACGTCGCCTTCCGCCGGGAAACCCTGGAAGAACTGGACGGGTTCGACGAGTACCTGGAGGTCGGGGGTGCGCGGGACGCCGCCCACCGGCTCGCGCTGGGCGGGTTCGAGGTGCGCTGGGACGACGCCATGCACGTCCGTCAGGAGCTCGGTGCCGACGGCGGCCGCGAGACCGACTGGGACTGGAAGTACCGCTCGCTGTCCTACCGGCTCGTGAAGAACTACGGGTTCCGGCCGACGGTCGTCCGGCGGCTCCTGACTCACGCCGGGCGGGACGCCGGCGGGGAACTCCGCCGGGTCGCACGCGGTGACAGCAAGCCGTCGACCTGGCTCGGGGCGGGCAAGGACGTCACGGTCAATCTCGCCGTCGGGCTGAAAGACGGGCTGGTGGCCCGGCGACGGGACGCGGGTCCGCGGCGAAACCCCCGGGGCCGGTCGGCCCGGTCCGACCGCGCGGTGACGGTCTACGACTGGCGGTGA
- the trpC gene encoding indole-3-glycerol phosphate synthase, which yields MGHDEELAPAVQSILATARERGGGERVSVDARSFPAALERAEREGRVPLVAEVKPTSPTTDGEHDLDPVETAEAMVEGGATALSVLTEPEHFGGTPEDLRRVREAVDVPVLRKDFLLREEQLDTVAADLVLLIARFLDDLEGMVAAARDRGFQPLVEVHTETEAERALAAGAQVVGVNNRDLARLEVDLGTFERVAPAVEGSATLIAESGIGTVEDVRRMRAAGADALLVGSALMAGHPRKTVHEFTTAERQ from the coding sequence ATGGGCCATGACGAGGAGCTCGCGCCGGCGGTACAGTCGATCCTGGCGACGGCCCGCGAGCGCGGCGGCGGCGAGCGTGTCTCGGTCGACGCCCGCTCGTTTCCCGCGGCGCTCGAGCGCGCCGAACGCGAGGGGCGGGTCCCGCTGGTCGCGGAGGTCAAGCCGACCTCGCCGACGACCGACGGCGAGCACGACCTCGACCCGGTGGAGACGGCGGAGGCGATGGTCGAGGGCGGGGCCACAGCCCTGTCCGTGCTGACCGAGCCCGAGCACTTCGGGGGGACGCCGGAGGACCTCCGGCGGGTCCGCGAGGCGGTCGACGTCCCCGTGTTGCGCAAGGATTTCCTCCTCCGCGAGGAGCAACTCGACACCGTCGCCGCGGACCTGGTCCTCCTGATCGCCCGGTTTCTCGACGACCTGGAGGGGATGGTCGCGGCGGCCCGCGACCGGGGCTTTCAGCCCCTCGTCGAGGTCCACACCGAGACCGAGGCCGAGCGCGCCCTCGCGGCGGGCGCGCAGGTCGTCGGCGTGAACAACCGCGACCTCGCCCGCCTGGAGGTCGACCTGGGTACCTTCGAGCGGGTCGCGCCGGCCGTCGAGGGGAGCGCCACGTTGATTGCCGAAAGCGGCATAGGGACCGTCGAGGACGTTCGGCGGATGCGGGCGGCGGGGGCCGACGCCCTGCTCGTCGGGTCGGCGCTGATGGCGGGCCACCCCCGGAAAACAGTTCACGAGTTCACCACGGCGGAGCGGCAGTGA
- the thsA gene encoding thermosome subunit alpha — MGGQPLFILSEDSERTSGEDAQSANITAGKAVSETVRTTLGPRGMDKMLVSDSGDVVITNDGATILDEMDIEHPAAQMLTEVAQAQEEEVGDGTTTAAVLAGELLGKAEGLLEDDVHPTTIVEGYHEAAALAHEAIDEATLDEELDEERLRQVAESSMTGKGTGDVTAADLAETVVKAVQQVRNGGVNRDNISIQTQAGGSSSATELVEGVIVDQDPAHENMPRRVEDADIAIVTEDFEVRETNIDAEYDVSSVDQLNAAIESETEELREFAEKVDATGADVVFTEGEIDSRVKTYLAERGILAFNDLDKDEGQAVGSATGASRSGSVDTLEAEDLGHAETVRVEKFGDDEMAFVEGGAATESVTILARGGTEHVVDELERALNDALDVVTAALDAGGVVPGAGSTEIVIADHIREEAASIEGRQQLAVEAFADAVDVLPRTIAENTGLDPIDALVDLRAANESGERAGIIAEGEDGSIEDPVEYGVLDPAAVKHEAIESATEAGTMIVRIDDVISAE, encoded by the coding sequence ATGGGGGGACAGCCCCTCTTCATTCTCAGCGAGGACAGCGAGCGAACCAGCGGCGAGGACGCCCAGTCGGCCAACATCACGGCCGGCAAGGCGGTCAGCGAGACCGTACGCACCACACTCGGGCCCCGCGGGATGGACAAGATGCTCGTCTCGGACAGCGGCGACGTCGTCATCACGAACGACGGCGCGACCATCCTCGACGAGATGGACATCGAGCACCCCGCGGCACAGATGCTGACCGAGGTCGCCCAGGCCCAGGAGGAGGAGGTCGGTGACGGCACCACCACCGCCGCCGTCCTGGCGGGCGAACTCCTCGGCAAAGCCGAGGGGCTGCTCGAGGACGACGTCCACCCGACGACGATCGTCGAGGGCTACCACGAGGCCGCCGCGCTGGCCCACGAGGCCATCGACGAGGCGACCCTGGACGAGGAACTCGACGAGGAGCGGCTCCGGCAGGTCGCCGAGTCGAGTATGACCGGGAAGGGAACCGGCGACGTGACCGCCGCCGACCTGGCCGAGACGGTCGTCAAGGCGGTCCAGCAGGTCCGCAACGGCGGGGTCAACCGCGACAACATCAGCATCCAGACCCAGGCCGGCGGCTCCTCCAGCGCGACCGAGCTGGTCGAGGGGGTCATCGTCGACCAGGACCCCGCCCACGAGAACATGCCCCGGCGGGTCGAGGACGCCGACATCGCCATCGTCACCGAGGACTTCGAGGTGCGGGAGACCAACATCGACGCCGAGTACGACGTCTCCAGCGTCGACCAGCTCAACGCCGCCATCGAGTCCGAGACCGAGGAGCTTCGGGAGTTCGCCGAGAAGGTCGACGCCACCGGCGCGGACGTCGTCTTCACCGAAGGCGAGATCGACAGCCGCGTCAAGACCTACCTCGCCGAGCGCGGGATCCTCGCGTTCAACGACCTCGACAAGGACGAGGGCCAGGCGGTCGGCTCGGCCACGGGCGCCTCCCGCTCGGGCTCGGTCGACACCCTCGAGGCGGAGGACCTGGGCCACGCCGAGACCGTCCGCGTCGAGAAGTTCGGCGACGACGAGATGGCCTTCGTCGAGGGTGGCGCGGCCACGGAGTCGGTCACCATCCTCGCCCGCGGCGGCACCGAGCACGTCGTCGACGAGCTCGAGCGGGCGCTGAACGACGCGCTGGACGTCGTCACTGCCGCGCTCGACGCCGGCGGCGTCGTCCCCGGCGCGGGCTCGACGGAGATCGTCATCGCCGACCACATCCGCGAGGAGGCCGCGAGTATCGAGGGCCGCCAGCAGCTCGCTGTCGAGGCCTTCGCCGACGCCGTCGACGTGCTGCCCCGCACCATCGCGGAGAACACCGGCCTCGACCCCATCGACGCGCTGGTCGACCTCCGGGCCGCAAACGAGAGCGGCGAGCGCGCCGGCATCATCGCCGAGGGCGAGGACGGCTCCATCGAGGACCCCGTGGAGTACGGCGTGCTCGACCCCGCCGCCGTGAAGCACGAGGCCATCGAGTCCGCCACCGAGGCGGGCACGATGATCGTCCGGATCGACGACGTCATCAGCGCCGAGTGA
- the lonB gene encoding ATP-dependent protease LonB, which produces MSNDRDTEEAPGIAREVDADEAVEEPVEDPGSDDSPGLDDLGSEVGVDVDEEMEVDEEIADEDPLGGLQVDSSDGIEVPDRLVDQVIGQDHARDIVLKAAKQRRHVMMIGSPGTGKSMLAKAMSQLLPNEELQDVLVYHNPDDGNEPKVRTVPAGKGEQIVEAHKEEARKRNQMRTFLMWIIIAIVIGYSLIIARQILLGVLAAGVIYLAFRYGSRGNDSMIPNLLVNNADQQQAPFEDATGAHAGALLGDVRHDPFQSGGMETPSHDRVEPGAIHKANKGVLFVDEINTLDIRSQQKLMTAIQEGEFSITGQSERSSGAMVQTEPVPCDFVMVAAGNLDAMENMHPALRSRIKGYGYEVYMDDTIDDTPEMRRKYARFVAQEVEKDGRLPHFTRDAIEEVILEAQRRSGRKEHLTLKLRDLGGLVRVAGDIARAEDKEFTERSDVLQAKKRSRSIEQQLADNYIERRKDYELTVSEGDVVGRVNGLAVMGEDSGIVLPVMAEVTPSQGPGEVIATGQLQEMAEEAVQNVSAIIKKFSDEDISEKDVHIQFVQVGEGGVDGDSASITVATAVISALEDVPVEQNIAMTGSLSVRGDVLPVGGVTHKIEAAAKSGLDKVIIPKANEQDVMIEDEYKEMVEIIPVSHISEVLEVALAGEPEKDSLVSRLKSITGQALEHDVGRGSSSPSPN; this is translated from the coding sequence ATGAGTAACGATAGAGACACCGAGGAAGCCCCCGGCATCGCCCGGGAGGTCGACGCCGACGAGGCCGTCGAGGAGCCGGTCGAAGACCCAGGCTCCGACGACTCCCCGGGGCTGGACGACCTGGGGAGCGAAGTTGGAGTTGACGTCGACGAGGAGATGGAGGTCGACGAGGAGATCGCCGACGAGGACCCGCTGGGTGGACTCCAGGTCGACAGCTCCGACGGGATCGAGGTCCCCGACCGGCTGGTCGACCAGGTCATCGGGCAGGACCACGCCCGCGACATCGTCCTCAAGGCGGCCAAACAGCGCCGCCACGTGATGATGATCGGCTCGCCCGGGACGGGCAAGTCGATGCTCGCGAAGGCGATGAGCCAGCTGCTTCCCAACGAAGAACTGCAGGACGTCCTGGTGTACCACAACCCCGACGACGGCAACGAGCCGAAGGTCCGGACCGTCCCGGCCGGGAAGGGTGAACAGATCGTCGAGGCCCACAAGGAGGAGGCCCGCAAGCGCAACCAGATGCGGACCTTCCTGATGTGGATCATCATCGCCATCGTGATCGGCTACTCGCTGATCATCGCCCGGCAGATCCTGCTGGGCGTGCTCGCGGCAGGGGTCATCTACCTCGCCTTCCGCTACGGCTCGCGGGGCAACGACTCGATGATCCCGAACCTGCTGGTCAACAACGCCGACCAGCAGCAGGCGCCCTTCGAGGACGCCACCGGCGCCCACGCCGGCGCGCTGCTGGGCGACGTCCGCCACGACCCGTTCCAGTCCGGCGGCATGGAGACGCCCAGCCACGACCGCGTCGAGCCCGGGGCCATCCACAAGGCCAACAAGGGTGTGCTGTTCGTCGACGAGATCAACACCCTCGACATCCGCAGCCAGCAGAAGCTGATGACCGCGATCCAGGAGGGCGAGTTCTCGATCACCGGCCAGTCCGAGCGCTCCTCGGGCGCGATGGTCCAGACCGAGCCCGTCCCCTGTGACTTCGTGATGGTCGCAGCCGGGAACCTCGACGCCATGGAGAACATGCACCCGGCGCTGCGCTCCCGGATCAAGGGGTACGGCTACGAGGTGTACATGGACGACACCATCGACGACACCCCCGAGATGCGCCGGAAGTACGCCCGCTTCGTGGCCCAGGAGGTCGAGAAGGACGGCCGCCTGCCCCACTTCACGCGGGACGCCATCGAGGAGGTCATCCTCGAGGCCCAGCGCCGGTCGGGCCGGAAGGAACACCTCACGCTGAAGCTGCGGGACCTCGGTGGGCTGGTCCGGGTCGCCGGCGACATCGCCCGCGCGGAGGACAAGGAGTTCACCGAGCGCAGCGACGTCCTCCAGGCCAAGAAGCGCTCCCGTTCGATCGAGCAACAGCTCGCGGACAACTACATCGAGCGCCGCAAGGACTACGAGCTCACCGTCTCGGAGGGCGACGTGGTCGGCCGGGTCAACGGCCTTGCCGTGATGGGCGAGGACTCCGGTATCGTCCTGCCCGTGATGGCCGAGGTCACGCCCTCACAGGGGCCCGGCGAAGTGATCGCGACGGGGCAACTCCAGGAGATGGCCGAGGAGGCGGTCCAGAACGTCTCCGCCATCATCAAGAAGTTCTCCGACGAGGACATCTCGGAGAAGGACGTCCACATCCAGTTCGTCCAGGTCGGGGAGGGCGGCGTCGACGGCGACTCCGCTTCCATCACCGTCGCAACCGCGGTCATCTCCGCGCTGGAGGACGTCCCCGTCGAGCAGAACATCGCCATGACCGGCTCGCTGTCGGTCCGTGGCGACGTCCTGCCGGTCGGCGGGGTCACCCACAAGATCGAGGCCGCCGCCAAGTCCGGCCTCGACAAGGTGATCATCCCGAAGGCCAACGAGCAGGACGTGATGATCGAGGACGAGTACAAGGAGATGGTGGAGATCATCCCCGTCTCCCACATCAGCGAGGTCCTGGAGGTCGCGCTGGCGGGCGAACCGGAGAAGGACTCGCTGGTCTCGCGGCTGAAGTCCATCACCGGACAGGCCCTGGAACACGACGTCGGCCGGGGCTCCAGCAGCCCGAGCCCCAACTAG
- a CDS encoding nicotinamide-nucleotide adenylyltransferase encodes MATTRGFLVGRFQPFHHGHRQLVEEVATEVDELVVGIGSADASHTVRNPFTAGERTMMITGVLADIDVRHYVVPLEDIDRNAVWVSHVESMCPPFDVVYSNNPLVIRLFEEANYEVRDPQLIDRGRLRGTTIRERIVASEPWQDRVPDAVIETIREVDGLNRLRKVATTDAGGGDDGDSDG; translated from the coding sequence ATGGCTACCACGCGGGGCTTTCTCGTCGGCCGGTTCCAGCCGTTTCACCACGGCCACAGGCAGCTGGTCGAGGAGGTCGCGACCGAGGTGGACGAGCTGGTCGTCGGGATCGGGAGCGCCGACGCCTCCCACACCGTCCGGAACCCGTTCACCGCCGGCGAGCGGACGATGATGATCACCGGCGTACTGGCGGACATCGACGTCCGGCACTACGTCGTCCCCCTGGAGGACATCGACCGCAACGCCGTCTGGGTGAGCCACGTCGAGAGCATGTGCCCGCCCTTCGACGTCGTCTACTCGAACAACCCGCTCGTGATCCGGCTGTTCGAGGAAGCGAACTACGAGGTCCGTGACCCACAGCTGATCGACCGCGGGCGCCTGCGCGGGACGACGATCCGCGAACGCATCGTCGCGAGCGAGCCCTGGCAGGACCGCGTCCCGGACGCCGTCATCGAGACGATCCGGGAGGTCGACGGTCTGAACCGGCTGCGGAAGGTCGCCACGACCGACGCCGGTGGGGGCGACGACGGCGACAGTGACGGCTGA
- a CDS encoding SAM hydrolase/SAM-dependent halogenase family protein — MITLSSDFGSPYPAAMKGVIADRTEARLVDVAHDLPRQNVQAGAFWLREVLPYFPPAVHLAVVDPGVGTDRGAVVVRAGEHAVVAPDNGLALPAARRLADDLDIFGLDYRGGAGDWLPDPASSTFHGRDVFAPAAARVHETGVDAVASVPGIEPTGEYVDLRLPEPEVGEDGAVGEALAVDGFGNVITNIPGEALEGHFEEHVKANGVWASTRRTYAAVDEGHRVITVGSHGNVELAVNQGRGDETFGVYAGGRVSLQWS; from the coding sequence GTGATCACGCTCAGCTCCGACTTCGGCTCGCCGTACCCCGCAGCGATGAAAGGTGTCATCGCGGACCGGACCGAGGCCCGGTTGGTCGACGTCGCCCACGACCTCCCACGCCAGAACGTCCAGGCCGGCGCCTTCTGGCTCCGGGAGGTCCTGCCGTACTTCCCGCCGGCGGTCCACCTGGCCGTCGTCGACCCCGGCGTCGGGACCGACCGCGGCGCGGTCGTCGTCCGGGCCGGCGAGCACGCGGTCGTCGCCCCGGATAACGGCCTCGCTCTCCCGGCTGCCCGCCGGCTCGCTGACGACCTCGACATCTTCGGGCTCGACTACCGGGGCGGGGCCGGCGACTGGCTGCCCGACCCCGCGAGTTCGACCTTCCACGGCCGGGACGTCTTCGCCCCCGCGGCCGCCCGCGTCCACGAAACCGGCGTCGACGCCGTCGCGTCCGTTCCCGGCATCGAGCCCACCGGGGAGTACGTCGACCTTCGCCTCCCGGAGCCGGAGGTCGGCGAGGACGGAGCCGTCGGCGAGGCGCTGGCCGTCGACGGCTTCGGTAACGTCATCACGAACATCCCGGGCGAGGCCCTCGAGGGACACTTCGAGGAACACGTCAAGGCAAACGGCGTCTGGGCGAGCACCCGGCGTACCTACGCAGCCGTCGATGAGGGTCACCGGGTCATCACTGTCGGCAGCCACGGCAACGTCGAGCTCGCGGTCAACCAGGGCCGGGGCGACGAGACCTTCGGCGTCTACGCCGGCGGCCGGGTCTCCCTGCAGTGGTCCTGA
- a CDS encoding CPBP family intramembrane glutamic endopeptidase has product MARWAAFLGLTGVVLTLFLGLARLSQGAVRDPPAEELSDGDPDNASDTVDDGPATGPDAAVDSGPDPVSGPPSGAEDPEPSGRRADSDPWEDPPGVADGTPSLSAGALLANVAVTQGLFGGVLAVGAFYFEIPASALGLGGEDLALLAVGVGLGAVLWAGNELAAVLADAVGAGYDETLREMLSPDSGTGWAVLFGVVLPVVALVEEFVFRAAVIGVPAAGFGTPVWALVPVSAGAFALGHGAQGRVGVAVTGGLGLVLAGAYAATGSLLVVVVAHYLVNALEFAVHELLDRPRLWSS; this is encoded by the coding sequence GTGGCGCGGTGGGCGGCTTTCCTCGGGCTCACCGGCGTCGTTTTGACCCTCTTTCTCGGTCTCGCGCGCCTCTCACAGGGCGCGGTCCGTGACCCTCCGGCGGAGGAACTGTCCGACGGGGACCCGGATAACGCCAGCGACACTGTCGACGACGGCCCAGCCACGGGTCCCGACGCAGCCGTCGACTCTGGACCGGACCCGGTGTCGGGTCCCCCGTCCGGGGCCGAAGATCCCGAGCCGTCCGGCCGTCGGGCGGACTCCGACCCTTGGGAGGACCCGCCCGGCGTCGCCGACGGGACGCCGTCGCTCTCGGCGGGTGCGTTGCTGGCGAACGTTGCGGTCACCCAGGGGCTGTTCGGCGGGGTCCTCGCCGTCGGGGCCTTCTACTTCGAAATCCCGGCCTCGGCGCTCGGGCTGGGTGGGGAGGACCTCGCACTCCTGGCCGTCGGCGTCGGGCTCGGTGCCGTGCTCTGGGCCGGCAACGAACTGGCCGCGGTCCTCGCGGACGCCGTCGGGGCGGGCTACGACGAGACCCTCCGGGAGATGCTCTCGCCCGACTCCGGCACCGGGTGGGCGGTACTGTTCGGGGTCGTCCTCCCCGTCGTGGCACTGGTCGAGGAATTCGTCTTCCGTGCGGCGGTCATCGGTGTGCCGGCAGCGGGCTTTGGCACGCCGGTCTGGGCGCTCGTGCCCGTCTCCGCGGGCGCGTTCGCGCTCGGGCACGGCGCGCAGGGTCGGGTCGGCGTCGCCGTGACCGGCGGGCTGGGGCTCGTTCTCGCGGGCGCATACGCAGCCACCGGGAGCCTGCTGGTCGTCGTCGTGGCTCACTACCTGGTGAACGCGCTCGAATTCGCCGTTCACGAACTGCTCGACAGGCCGCGGCTGTGGTCGTCCTGA
- a CDS encoding amidohydrolase family protein, whose translation MLELEHGFRVVDVHIELEPDEKRRAGSVGDPEEIERELHQAGVVRGVVFPADREGGYLKANNAVARMSVGRPFIAFARVNGPRDPGSGPGSRLRNIANSRSEEHTSPEDVEQFAYDDRFSGFRLNPAVDGLPDRDVLEEMEAAGLPVLTYGGRGFGPQAVADHLLEFDFPVVVSHFGGYPLDEAMAERTVDLLDDHDGLYLDTSAVHTREPVERAVMEHPDRVLFGSGAPTVHPNVGVMEVLTLDVPEDAMRKVFSKNATRVVEDLAP comes from the coding sequence ATGCTCGAACTGGAGCACGGCTTCCGCGTCGTCGACGTCCACATCGAGCTCGAGCCCGACGAAAAGCGTCGGGCGGGCAGCGTCGGCGACCCGGAGGAGATCGAACGCGAGCTCCACCAGGCCGGGGTCGTCCGCGGAGTCGTCTTCCCCGCCGACCGGGAGGGCGGGTACCTCAAGGCCAACAACGCCGTGGCCCGCATGAGCGTCGGCCGGCCCTTCATCGCCTTCGCCCGGGTCAACGGTCCCCGCGACCCCGGCAGCGGCCCGGGGTCGCGGCTGCGGAACATCGCCAACTCGCGCTCGGAGGAGCACACCTCCCCCGAGGACGTCGAGCAGTTCGCCTACGACGACCGCTTCTCGGGATTCAGACTCAACCCCGCCGTCGACGGGCTCCCCGACCGCGACGTGCTGGAGGAGATGGAGGCCGCCGGGCTGCCCGTCCTGACCTACGGCGGCCGCGGGTTCGGCCCGCAGGCGGTCGCCGACCACCTGCTCGAGTTCGACTTTCCGGTCGTCGTCTCTCACTTCGGCGGCTACCCGCTCGACGAGGCGATGGCCGAGCGGACCGTCGACCTGCTCGACGACCACGACGGCCTCTACCTGGACACCAGCGCCGTCCACACGCGCGAGCCGGTCGAGCGGGCCGTCATGGAACACCCCGACCGGGTGCTGTTCGGCAGCGGCGCACCGACCGTCCACCCGAACGTCGGTGTCATGGAGGTACTGACCCTCGACGTCCCGGAGGACGCGATGCGGAAAGTGTTCTCGAAAAACGCCACCCGCGTGGTCGAGGACCTGGCGCCCTGA
- the trpB gene encoding tryptophan synthase subunit beta, producing the protein MSSQGKFGDYGGQYVPEVLMPAIEELADAYERYVLENEDGFMDEFRARLRDFGGRPIPLQRADQLSARYDREVYLKREDLLHGGAHKLNNALGQVLLAKYMGKERIVAETGAGQHGTATAMAAAHLDMPCEVYMGETDIARQRPNVFRMRTNGAEVTPVTTGRGTLKEAISETMRDWATTVEDTHYVIGSVVGPHPFPEMVRTFQAVISEEAREQTRERTGGLPDAVLACAGGGSNTMGAFHHFVDDEDVDLYAVEAGGSSLSVDEAEGVAPNSASLSTGEEAVLHGARTKVLQDTDGQVMESHSVSAGLDYAGVGPELAHLVDEGRVRAVNVDDDAALEAFHRLSQDEGIIPALETAHAFGYLEKYHDDIGETVVVNVSGRGDKDLETVIEETMDRDLDIAPDMGVFREVGGGRL; encoded by the coding sequence ATGAGTAGCCAAGGCAAATTCGGCGACTACGGCGGACAGTACGTGCCTGAGGTGCTGATGCCGGCGATCGAGGAGCTGGCCGACGCCTACGAGCGGTACGTCCTGGAAAACGAGGACGGCTTCATGGACGAGTTCCGCGCCCGGCTGCGCGACTTCGGCGGCCGGCCCATCCCGCTCCAGCGCGCGGACCAGCTCTCGGCCCGCTACGACCGGGAGGTCTACCTCAAACGCGAGGACCTGCTTCACGGCGGCGCCCACAAGCTGAACAACGCGCTCGGGCAGGTGTTGCTCGCGAAGTACATGGGCAAAGAGCGGATCGTCGCCGAGACCGGCGCCGGCCAGCACGGCACCGCGACGGCGATGGCCGCGGCCCACCTGGATATGCCCTGTGAGGTGTACATGGGCGAGACCGACATCGCCCGCCAGCGCCCCAACGTCTTCCGGATGCGCACCAACGGCGCCGAGGTGACTCCCGTCACCACGGGCCGTGGCACCCTGAAAGAGGCCATCAGCGAGACGATGCGGGACTGGGCGACGACCGTCGAGGACACCCACTACGTCATCGGGAGCGTCGTCGGCCCTCACCCCTTCCCCGAGATGGTCAGGACCTTCCAGGCGGTCATCTCCGAGGAGGCCCGCGAACAGACCCGCGAGCGGACCGGCGGTCTGCCCGACGCCGTCCTCGCGTGCGCGGGCGGCGGGTCGAACACCATGGGCGCCTTCCACCACTTTGTCGACGACGAGGACGTCGACCTGTACGCGGTGGAGGCCGGCGGCTCCTCGCTGTCCGTCGACGAGGCCGAGGGCGTCGCCCCCAACTCGGCGTCGCTGTCGACCGGCGAGGAAGCGGTACTCCACGGCGCCCGGACGAAGGTGCTCCAGGACACGGACGGCCAGGTCATGGAGTCACACTCGGTCTCCGCCGGCCTCGATTACGCCGGCGTCGGCCCCGAACTCGCCCACCTCGTCGACGAGGGCCGCGTCCGGGCGGTCAACGTCGACGACGACGCTGCGCTGGAGGCCTTCCACCGGCTCTCCCAGGACGAGGGGATCATCCCCGCCCTGGAGACTGCCCACGCCTTTGGGTATTTGGAAAAGTACCACGACGACATCGGCGAGACGGTCGTCGTCAACGTCTCCGGCCGGGGCGACAAGGACCTGGAGACGGTCATCGAGGAGACGATGGACCGTGACCTGGACATCGCGCCCGACATGGGGGTCTTCCGCGAGGTCGGCGGTGGTCGGCTGTGA
- a CDS encoding MGMT family protein — MGMDDVAGIFAREFPAVDGYIQVGVAQGRVISVDFPARPQDDATPDHDLLDRVGAYLNGDPDDFRDVTVALTLPTDERRVLEALREVPYGEAVTAEQLARMTAGLDDEDEADLRTVRDALTGNPAPILIGDHRVRDAPGATPADVAALCRRVEGL, encoded by the coding sequence GTGGGTATGGACGACGTCGCCGGTATCTTCGCCCGCGAGTTCCCCGCAGTCGACGGCTACATTCAGGTGGGAGTCGCGCAGGGGCGGGTCATCTCCGTCGACTTCCCCGCCCGTCCACAGGACGACGCCACCCCCGACCACGACCTCCTCGACCGCGTCGGGGCGTACCTGAACGGCGACCCCGACGACTTCCGGGACGTGACCGTCGCGCTAACGCTCCCGACCGACGAGCGCCGCGTGCTCGAGGCCCTCCGGGAGGTCCCCTACGGCGAGGCCGTGACCGCCGAGCAGCTCGCCCGGATGACCGCCGGCCTCGACGACGAGGACGAGGCCGACCTCCGGACCGTCCGCGACGCGCTGACCGGGAATCCCGCCCCGATTCTCATCGGCGACCACCGCGTCCGCGACGCCCCGGGCGCGACTCCCGCCGACGTCGCCGCGCTCTGTCGCCGGGTCGAGGGGCTGTAG